The Aphis gossypii isolate Hap1 chromosome 3, ASM2018417v2, whole genome shotgun sequence genome includes a region encoding these proteins:
- the LOC114126353 gene encoding tigger transposable element-derived protein 4-like, whose protein sequence is MASKRKRLTLKEKIDILEFRTLNTMGVRALADKFSVSKTQIADIIANKDALYKIWAENGEEKRKWTKLQKTETSIIDNEVLNWFSKLREKNLPVSGPMLQEKSKQIAEMHGFDFKGSNGWLEKFRKRNNISFKSVCGEAASVDEEAVNNWKMKRDCFIEFYLIKPWRLKMRYVRKERLTVLLCSNMLGEFERPVVIGKAKRPRAFKKLDINNFPVDWYWNKKAWMTTEIMTEWLMKFDNRMGQNKRKVLLFLDNAAPHPHLKMKNIELVFFPPNMTSHCQPLDQGVIHQFKKLYRTQLLRKAVADLDANSSQPINVLDAIYWVSSSSKNIQPETVKKCFLRSGFRHRNNNVTDVDDLLTPIEELGNLIKVIDNTITENDYITLDDCVETYDADIENSSDTTSMSTQNKEESDEENDGSEDQEIPKIRSLREALLAVKDIRKYISSIEVQNSSLFSNTVQLENALTYEITTPAISKQTKVTDFFQKFVMIKKAKEMDLPCPLNCRLKFNGRVNEEEYSYIFNNEYNYAFFKPKKDMCDIICEKYRLSTPEQKNNLQIEYDEHISNKILTKKKKKR, encoded by the exons ATGGCTAGCAAAAGAAAACGATTaactttaaaagaaaaaatagacATTCTGGAATTTCGAACATTAAATACAATGGGCGTTCGTGCATTAGCAGACAAATTTAGTGTTAGTAAAACACAAATTGCTGATATTATAGCAAATAAAGACGCTCTTTACAAAATTTGGGCTGAAAATGGAGAAGAGAAACGGAAATGGACAAAGCTACAAAAAACAGAAACCTCTATAATCGACAATGAAGTATTAAACTGGTTTTCAAAATTACGAGAAAAAAATCTTCCTGTTTCAGGACCGATGCTTCAAGAAAAAAGTAAGCAAATCGCTGAAATGCACGGATTTGATTTTAAAGGCTCTAATGGCTGGCTTGAAAAATTTcggaaaagaaataatatttcttttaaatcagTTTGTGGTGAAGCAGCAAGTGTTGATGAAGAGGCCGTCAATAACTGGAAA ATGAAACGGGATTGTTTTATAGAGTTCTACCTGATAAAACCATGGCGTTTAAAAATGAGATATGTACGAAAAGAACGTTTAACTGTACTTTTGTGTTCTAACATGTTGGGTGAGTTTGAACGGCCAGTCGTCATAGGCAAAGCTAAACGTCCACGAGCCTTCAAAAAATTGGATATTAACAACTTTCCCGTCGATTGGTATTGGAACAAAAAAGCCTGGATGACGACTGAAATAATGACTGAGTGGCTTATGAAATTTGATAACAGAATGggtcaaaataaaagaaaagtttTACTCTTTTTAGACAACGCGGCTCCTCAtccacatttaaaaatgaaaaatattgaacttgTGTTTTTTCCACCTAACATGACATCTCATTGTCAACCGCTTGACCAAGGAGTAATCCATCagtttaagaaattatatcgTACGCAATTGTTACGTAAAGCTGTTGCCGATTTGGATGCCAATTCAAGTCAACCTATCAACGTGTTGGATGCAATTTACTGGGTGTCTTCATCTTCAAAAAACATTCAACCCGAAACAGTGAAGAAATGCTTTTTGCGGTCCGGCTTTAGGCACCGTAATAACAATGTTACAGACGTTGATGATCTACTTACACCGATAGAAGAACTTGGCAATCTTATTAAAGTGATTGACAATACAATTACGGAAAATGACTACATAACACTAGACGATTGCGTAGAGACTTACGATGCCGATATCGAAAATTCATCTGATACTACGAGCATGTCTACACAAAATAAAGAAGAAAGTGATGAAGAAAATGATGGGTCTGAAGATCAagaaattccaaaaataagaAGTCTACGAGAGGCATTGCTAGCAGTAAAAGACatacgtaaatatatttcttctaTCGAGGTGCAGAATAGTTCATTGTTCTCAAACACAGTCCAATTAGAAAATGCCTTAACATACGAAATAACTACGCCTGCAATTAGTAAACAAACTAAAGTAACagatttttttcagaaat TCGTGATgataaaaaaagcaaaagaaATGGATCTACCATGCCCACTAAATTGTCGGTTGAAATTCAATGGCAGAGTGAATGAAGAGGAATActcgtacatttttaataatgaatataattatgctTTTTTCAAACCCAAGAAAGATAtgtgtgatataatatgtgaaaaataCAGACTATCAACAccagaacaaaaaaataatttacaaattgaaTATGATGAGCACATctctaataaaattttgacaaaaaaaaagaaaaaacgctGA